Proteins from one Rhizobium sp. CB3090 genomic window:
- a CDS encoding iron ABC transporter permease, with amino-acid sequence MTITIVAVAAIVIVGGLLIGAKPLQPRALWTVLFEPDGKIDSIVVWTLRLPRSLAAYIGGAGLSVSGYLLQTLTRNPLAGPGLTGVISGAVTPIVFCFVFMPWLSSAYYPLVGLAGGLAAALLTFWVSRGGRGRPLHLALGGVSISLFLSAVTTYILLLSGPQVPSLLFWLAGGFQGRSWTQLAYMTPWVFLGTAGALACQRVIGLLALSEQAAAGMGLQLSFWKPLLLLLAVLPVAGVTPVAGPVAFVGLAAPHIARLLGPKSPGWTIALTAAIGGLMVVVADVIARSVAAPQELPVGIVTALIGGPLFIYLVQSRNFSFKGEA; translated from the coding sequence ATGACAATCACGATCGTGGCCGTTGCCGCGATCGTGATTGTCGGCGGGCTTCTGATCGGCGCAAAGCCGCTTCAGCCGCGAGCTCTTTGGACGGTTCTGTTCGAGCCCGACGGGAAGATCGATTCCATTGTCGTATGGACATTGCGGCTGCCGCGCAGCCTCGCGGCTTACATCGGAGGCGCCGGTCTCAGCGTCTCCGGTTATCTGCTGCAGACACTGACCCGCAATCCGCTCGCCGGGCCGGGCCTGACCGGCGTGATATCCGGAGCGGTGACACCGATCGTTTTCTGTTTCGTTTTCATGCCGTGGCTTTCGTCCGCATATTATCCGTTGGTCGGGCTGGCGGGCGGTTTGGCGGCTGCGCTGTTGACCTTCTGGGTCTCACGCGGAGGCAGAGGACGCCCCTTGCATCTGGCCCTTGGCGGCGTCAGCATTTCTTTGTTCCTCAGCGCAGTCACGACCTACATCCTGTTGTTGAGCGGACCGCAGGTGCCGTCATTGCTTTTCTGGCTGGCCGGCGGCTTTCAGGGACGTTCGTGGACGCAGCTCGCATACATGACACCTTGGGTTTTTCTTGGCACCGCCGGCGCATTGGCATGCCAGCGCGTGATCGGACTTCTCGCCCTTAGCGAGCAGGCGGCGGCCGGGATGGGATTGCAGCTCTCGTTTTGGAAGCCATTGCTGCTTCTTCTCGCAGTTTTGCCGGTGGCGGGCGTGACGCCCGTGGCAGGTCCTGTCGCCTTCGTCGGGTTGGCAGCGCCGCATATCGCCCGGCTTTTGGGGCCGAAAAGTCCAGGATGGACGATTGCGCTCACCGCGGCCATCGGCGGCCTGATGGTGGTTGTCGCCGACGTCATTGCGCGAAGCGTTGCCGCTCCCCAAGAACTTCCGGTTGGCATCGTCACGGCGCTGATAGGAGGGCCGTTGTTCATCTACCTCGTGCAAAGCCGCAACTTCTCCTTCAAGGGAGAAGCGTGA
- a CDS encoding iron ABC transporter permease, with translation MATSLSLRNTGSTGFLLAFIFIALLSFMLAVFVGVADIPPSDVIAVFTGHGSQQAQSVIMDIRLPRIVTGILAGIHLAVAGLILQSVTRNPLADPSIMGVSQGATLAVTVFLLFTVYIHYTGSTTVAELPLEWLPAVGTVGGLLAGGIIYMLAFRLDLGPLRITLCGIAVGAVLQALAIGLIAGWGSARIEVLLEWLSGSLYARSWEHAAFLFPYTIAGLAVLPMIRRPLELLRFDVSTARSFGLSYRRQFSLALLLSCALAASAVGTVGPIVFIGLIVPHLARFLAGKRTALVLPLTIALGAVTVTLGDLVGRLIGQADEIPIGIVTAICGVPVLIALLRKTP, from the coding sequence ATGGCCACTTCTCTGTCGCTCCGAAACACCGGCAGCACCGGATTCCTGCTCGCCTTTATCTTCATCGCGCTCCTCTCGTTCATGCTGGCGGTGTTTGTGGGCGTGGCCGATATTCCCCCATCGGATGTCATCGCTGTGTTCACGGGACACGGTTCGCAGCAGGCGCAATCGGTCATCATGGATATCCGCCTGCCCCGAATTGTGACGGGTATACTGGCTGGCATTCATCTCGCTGTTGCCGGCCTTATTCTTCAAAGCGTTACCCGCAACCCGCTGGCCGATCCTTCGATCATGGGTGTCTCGCAGGGGGCAACGCTCGCAGTCACCGTCTTCCTGCTGTTCACAGTCTATATTCACTATACCGGATCGACGACCGTCGCCGAACTTCCCCTTGAGTGGCTGCCGGCCGTCGGCACGGTGGGCGGTCTTCTGGCAGGCGGCATCATCTATATGCTGGCCTTTCGTCTCGACCTTGGACCGCTTCGCATCACGCTTTGCGGCATTGCGGTGGGAGCCGTGCTACAGGCGCTAGCCATCGGATTGATCGCAGGCTGGGGCTCTGCGCGGATTGAAGTGCTACTGGAATGGCTTTCCGGCAGTCTCTATGCGCGCAGTTGGGAACATGCCGCCTTCCTGTTTCCGTATACGATTGCCGGTCTCGCTGTCTTGCCCATGATCCGAAGGCCGCTGGAACTGCTGCGCTTCGATGTTTCCACGGCCCGGTCCTTCGGGCTTTCCTACCGGCGGCAATTTTCGCTTGCGCTGCTTTTGTCCTGCGCGCTTGCGGCAAGCGCGGTTGGCACGGTCGGACCCATCGTCTTCATCGGGCTTATCGTCCCTCACCTTGCCCGCTTTCTGGCCGGCAAGCGCACCGCCCTCGTTCTGCCTCTGACGATCGCCCTCGGCGCCGTGACCGTAACCCTCGGAGATCTTGTCGGCCGGCTCATCGGGCAGGCCGACGAAATCCCGATCGGTATCGTCACGGCGATCTGCGGCGTTCCCGTGCTCATCGCGCTTCTGCGCAAAACCCCATGA
- a CDS encoding ABC transporter ATP-binding protein, with protein MLLSCSRLSVAYGARRALKALNLSFRPGEIRALIGPNGSGKSTALQALSGLIKPAGGNTEIDGRPITSMSRRQLARHLAFLPQQPAAPDEMTVAQLVRQGRFAHVGLFRNYGPRDEDAIRWALESTGLHSFADRSLRELSGGERQRAWISAAIAQEARILLLDEPTSFLDIGYQVEVLDLVYRLSREKGVTIIMAIHDLNQAMSVCDQISLLDRGNLVFDGDPKVLADTGLIEKVFRVKGRFVPITSDAPPHFDVELAHRYH; from the coding sequence ATGCTGCTGTCCTGCTCCCGCCTGTCCGTCGCCTATGGTGCTCGAAGAGCACTGAAGGCTCTCAATCTCTCCTTCAGGCCAGGCGAGATCCGTGCGCTGATCGGACCCAACGGCTCCGGAAAGAGCACGGCCCTCCAAGCCCTTTCCGGTCTGATCAAACCGGCGGGAGGCAACACCGAGATCGACGGCAGACCGATCACCTCCATGTCGCGCCGGCAGTTGGCAAGGCACCTTGCATTTCTGCCGCAGCAGCCGGCCGCACCTGACGAGATGACCGTGGCGCAACTGGTGAGGCAAGGTCGCTTCGCACATGTCGGCCTGTTCCGGAACTACGGCCCGCGGGACGAAGATGCCATTCGCTGGGCCCTGGAAAGCACCGGCCTTCATAGTTTCGCCGACAGGAGCCTGCGGGAATTGTCCGGCGGCGAGCGCCAGCGGGCCTGGATCTCGGCGGCGATTGCACAGGAAGCACGAATCCTGCTTCTCGATGAGCCGACGTCATTTCTCGACATCGGCTACCAGGTGGAAGTCCTCGATCTTGTCTATCGGCTCAGCCGGGAAAAAGGCGTCACCATCATCATGGCGATCCACGACCTCAACCAGGCAATGTCCGTTTGCGATCAGATCTCATTGCTCGATAGGGGCAATCTGGTCTTTGACGGCGATCCAAAGGTACTGGCCGACACTGGGCTGATCGAAAAGGTCTTCCGGGTGAAAGGCCGTTTCGTGCCGATCACCTCCGATGCGCCCCCGCATTTCGATGTCGAGCTTGCGCATCGGTATCACTAG